Within the Deltaproteobacteria bacterium genome, the region GCTGCCCTTAACATGTCGAAAACACTGAAAAATACTACTTTAGTAGTATTTACAAAGGGTTCTGGACCTGCGACAACAGCAGCCAAGATAGGCACGCAACCCGACAGCCAGGAAAAGAGCGGGAACAAATGAACGGGAGGGAATCAAAAAATGAAGAACCTATTAAAAAATCATAATCGAAAAAGCCAAATCCACCGCAAGGGAGGTAACAAAATGAACATAAAATTAAAAGCATTACGCATGGCAGTTCTTTCGGCCTTTTTTGCCCTTATGCTTGTTACAGCAACCGTTGTCCCTGCCAGCGCTACCCTTACACAGGTGCGGGTCGACAGCTGGGATATCATGTCGGTAACATTTGATCATCCCGAAGGAACGGCGAAGAGCGGTTATGCAGGTGAATTCTCAGTATCCCTGTATGACGATACCCTCGGATGGGGAGATCTCCAGTCCGCGTTCTGCGTGGACCTGGATTCATATATTTCTCAGGCTACCTATGATATTGCAAGCATGCTGCAGCCGGTGCAGGCGGGAATCGCCTGGCTTATGGATACCTATTCTTCTCCATCGTTAACAACGGTTGCAAATGCGGCCCTGCAAAGCGCCATCTGGAAAGTGCTCTACGGAGATGATTTCGATCTCACCGGACCGTTGGAGGTTGAAAATTTATATAATGATTACCTTTACGCCCTGGAGAACGCGACACTCGACACAGGCTACCTCCTGAGCAACTATTCCGTTATAAACATCGACGGGCATCAGAATCTTCTCGTTCACAATTCATCGTCCGCTCCTGTTCCTGAGCCTGCCACAATGATTCTTTTGGGCGCCGGGCTGCTTGGACTCGCGGGCGCCGGCAGAAAAAAGATACGGCAGCACGCTTGAGGAGAACAGCGGTTTATTTTTGACGTCCTTTGACAGCAATGTATAAATAGGAGAAGAAATTA harbors:
- a CDS encoding PEP-CTERM sorting domain-containing protein encodes the protein MSVTFDHPEGTAKSGYAGEFSVSLYDDTLGWGDLQSAFCVDLDSYISQATYDIASMLQPVQAGIAWLMDTYSSPSLTTVANAALQSAIWKVLYGDDFDLTGPLEVENLYNDYLYALENATLDTGYLLSNYSVINIDGHQNLLVHNSSSAPVPEPATMILLGAGLLGLAGAGRKKIRQHA